A section of the Acomys russatus chromosome 10, mAcoRus1.1, whole genome shotgun sequence genome encodes:
- the Repin1 gene encoding replication initiator 1: MLAWPCRSSTAMGPAQARLLSGPSQESSQPNRGLSYQGKSVAQPGDQAPGKAHRCAHCRRRFPDWVALWLHTRRCQARLPLTCHECKQRFRHAPFLALHLQVHASAVPDLGFTCHLCGHSFQGWVALVLHLRAHSATKRPITCSECDRRFWRRKQLRAHLRRCHPAAPEARPFICGNCGWSFAQWDQLVVHKRVHVAEALKEAADKALGPRPRGRPAVTAPRPGGDAVDRPFQCACCGKRFRHKPNLIAHRRVHTGERPHQCPECGKRFTNKPYLTSHRRIHTGEKPYPCTECGRRFRHKPNLLSHSKIHKRSEVSAQVAPGTRSPQIAAEPTAQPVLGTPLGSPRTPAEVPVPLHSCTDCGRSFRLERFLRLHQRLHTGEWPFTCTECGKNFGNKTHLVAHSRVHSGERPFVCEECGRCFSQGSHLAAHRRDHALERPFVCPDCGKAFRHKPYLTAHRRIHTGEKPYACPDCGKAFSQKSNLVSHRRIHTGERPYACPDCDRSFSQKSNLITHRKSHIRDGDFCCAICGQTFDDEGRLLMHQRKHDA; encoded by the coding sequence ATGCTGGCGTGGCCCTGCAGGAGCTCCACAGCCATGGGTCCAGCCCAGGCCCGACTCCTTTCTGGGCCCTCCCAGGAGTCCTCCCAGCCTAACAGAGGGTTGAGCTACCAGGGCAAGTCGGTAGCTCAGCCTGGAGACCAAGCCCCAGGCAAAGCCCATCGTTGTGCCCACTGTCGGCGGCGCTTCCCGGACTGGGTGGCCCTGTGGCTTCACACTCGGCGGTGCCAGGCCCGTCTGCCTCTGACCTGCCATGAGTGCAAACAGCGCTTTCGCCACGCCCCCTTCTTAGCGCTGCATCTTCAGGTTCATGCCTCTGCCGTCCCTGACCTGGGTTTCACCTGCCATCTCTGTGGGCATAGCTTTCAAGGCTGGGTAGCCCTGGTACTGCACCTGCGGGCTCACTCAGCTACAAAACGTCCCATTACTTGTTCCGAATGCGACAGACGCTTCTGGCGACGAAAGCAGCTTCGAGCTCACCTGAGGAGGTGCCATCCCGCTGCCCCTGAGGCCCGGCCCTTCATATGCGGCAACTGTGGCTGGAGCTTTGCTCAGTGGGACCAGCTGGTTGTTCACAAGCGGGTGCATGTGGCTGAGGCCCTGAAGGAGGCGGCAGACAAGGCCCTGGGTCCTAGACCCCGAGGCCGTCCTGCGGTGACTGCTCCCAGGCCGGGTGGAGACGCAGTGGACCGCCCCTTCCAGTGTGCCTGCTGCGGTAAGCGCTTCCGCCATAAGCCCAACCTGATCGCCCACCGCCGCGTGCACACTGGTGAGCGACCACACCAGTGCCCAGAGTGCGGGAAGCGCTTCACCAACAAACCCTACCTGACCTCGCACCGGCGCATACACACCGGCGAGAAGCCCTATCCATGCACAGAGTGTGGCCGCCGCTTCCGCCACAAACCCAACCTATTGTCACACAGCAAAATCCACAAGCGCTCGGAGGTCTCAGCGCAGGTTGCACCCGGCACCCGGAGCCCCCAGATTGCAGCAGAGCCCACGGCGCAGCCTGTACTTGGGACACCCTTGGGGTCCCCGCGGACCCCGGCTGAGGTACCTGTGCCCCTGCATAGTTGCACCGACTGCGGCCGCAGTTTTCGGCTGGAGCGTTTCCTGAGGCTGCACCAGCGGTTGCACACAGGTGAGTGGCCCTTCACCTGCACAGAGTGCGGCAAGAACTTTGGCAACAAGACGCACCTGGTGGCGCACTCGCGCGTGCACTCCGGTGAGCGGCCCTTCGTCTGCGAGGAGTGTGGTCGCTGCTTCTCACAGGGCAGCCACCTGGCAGCCCATCGGCGGGACCATGCGCTGGAGAGGCCCTTCGTGTGCCCCGACTGCGGCAAGGCTTTCCGCCACAAGCCCTACCTGACAGCACACCGGCGCATCCACACTGGCGAAAAGCCCTATGCGTGTCCCGATTGTGGCAAAGCCTTCAGTCAGAAGTCCAATCTGGTGTCTCACCGGCGTATTCACACGGGTGAGCGGCCCTATGCCTGCCCCGACTGTGACCGCAGCTTCAGTCAGAAGTCCAACCTAATCACACACCGGAAGAGCCACATCCGGGATGGCGACTTCTGTTGTGCCATCTGCGGCCAGACCTTTGACGACGAGGGCCGACTCTTGATGCACCAGAGGAAGCACGATGCCTGA